In one Inquilinus sp. Marseille-Q2685 genomic region, the following are encoded:
- a CDS encoding TetR/AcrR family transcriptional regulator produces the protein MSPAPARKLPKAERRDQLLDTALAIVREEGTDALTLGRLAERAGVSKPIAYEHFGTRSGLLIALYERIDDHQVAALLQALERTPRRLEDVARVMSGAYMACYLTAGPEAHAITAALSGDGQMEAFHQRLLDRYVAFYQDALAPYSALPPDELHLRCVGLIGAAEAISRDMLRGRMDETRATAALAALIVGGLAKA, from the coding sequence ATGAGCCCAGCCCCAGCCAGGAAGCTGCCGAAGGCGGAGCGGCGCGACCAGCTGCTCGACACCGCGCTTGCGATCGTGCGCGAGGAGGGGACCGACGCGCTGACCCTCGGCCGTCTCGCCGAGCGCGCCGGCGTCAGCAAGCCGATCGCATATGAGCATTTCGGCACCCGCTCCGGGCTGCTGATCGCCCTCTACGAGCGCATCGATGACCATCAGGTGGCGGCGCTGCTGCAGGCACTCGAGCGCACGCCGCGGCGGCTCGAGGATGTCGCCCGGGTGATGAGCGGCGCCTACATGGCCTGCTATCTCACCGCCGGGCCGGAGGCGCACGCCATCACCGCCGCGCTGAGCGGCGACGGGCAGATGGAGGCGTTCCACCAGCGGCTGCTGGACCGCTACGTCGCCTTCTACCAGGACGCGCTGGCGCCGTATTCGGCCCTGCCGCCCGACGAGTTGCACCTTCGCTGCGTCGGCCTGATCGGCGCGGCGGAGGCGATCTCGCGCGACATGCTGCGCGGGCGGATGGACGAGACGAGGGCCACGGCGGCCCTGGCCGCGCTGATCGTCGGCGGGCTGGCGAAAGCCTGA
- the pseC gene encoding UDP-4-amino-4,6-dideoxy-N-acetyl-beta-L-altrosamine transaminase, whose product MTFLPYGRQYIDQDDIDAVARALQADYLTTGPTVGEFERAFCAATGAPFAAACSNGTAALHLATLALGLGPGDVCIVPAVTFLATANCARYVGADVVFADVDPETGLMRPEDLEAAIARIPQIHPEGRFRAALPVHLAGQTVALAPISEIARRHGAFVIEDACHALGTEYEMAGGRVQVGTCTHSDLACFSFHPVKTIALGEGGMVTSADPALQQKLARQRSHGMTRDPDAFINTDLAVDPAQAGVNPWYYEMQEIGFNYRLTDIQAALGISQLRKLDWFKARRRALAARYDDALAPLAPAVRPIAKAPGCDPVLHLYEVLIDFAAIGQTRGQVVRALHARGIGTQVHYIPVNRQPYYEELYGRRPLPGAESFYARCLSLPLFPAMQDGDVERVVSALREVIG is encoded by the coding sequence GTGACCTTCCTGCCCTATGGCCGCCAGTACATCGACCAGGACGACATCGACGCCGTCGCCCGGGCGCTGCAGGCCGACTACCTGACCACCGGCCCGACGGTCGGCGAGTTCGAGCGCGCCTTCTGCGCCGCCACCGGCGCGCCCTTCGCGGCCGCCTGCTCGAACGGCACAGCGGCGCTGCATCTGGCGACGCTGGCGCTCGGTCTCGGGCCCGGCGATGTCTGCATCGTCCCGGCCGTGACCTTCCTGGCCACCGCCAACTGCGCCCGCTATGTCGGCGCCGACGTGGTCTTCGCCGATGTCGACCCGGAGACCGGGCTGATGCGGCCGGAGGACCTGGAGGCGGCGATCGCCCGGATCCCGCAGATCCATCCGGAGGGCCGGTTCCGTGCCGCCCTGCCGGTGCATCTGGCCGGCCAGACCGTGGCCCTGGCGCCGATTTCCGAGATCGCCCGCCGGCATGGCGCCTTCGTGATCGAGGATGCCTGCCACGCGCTGGGCACCGAATACGAGATGGCGGGGGGCCGGGTCCAGGTCGGCACCTGCACCCATTCCGACCTCGCCTGCTTCTCCTTCCATCCGGTCAAGACCATCGCGCTGGGCGAGGGCGGCATGGTCACCTCGGCCGATCCGGCGCTGCAGCAGAAGCTGGCGCGGCAGCGCTCGCACGGCATGACCCGGGACCCGGACGCCTTCATCAACACCGATCTGGCGGTCGACCCTGCCCAGGCCGGGGTGAACCCCTGGTATTACGAGATGCAGGAGATCGGCTTCAACTACCGGCTGACCGACATCCAGGCGGCGCTCGGTATCAGCCAGCTGCGCAAGCTGGACTGGTTCAAGGCCCGGCGCCGGGCGCTGGCCGCGCGCTACGACGACGCGCTGGCGCCACTGGCCCCGGCGGTGCGGCCGATCGCCAAGGCGCCCGGCTGCGACCCGGTGCTGCATCTCTACGAGGTGCTGATCGACTTCGCCGCGATCGGCCAGACCCGCGGCCAGGTGGTGCGCGCCCTGCACGCCAGGGGGATCGGCACCCAGGTACACTACATTCCGGTGAACCGGCAGCCCTATTACGAGGAGCTCTACGGCCGCCGGCCCCTGCCCGGTGCCGAGTCCTTCTACGCCCGCTGCCTGTCGCTGCCGCTGTTCCCGGCCATGCAGGACGGCGATGTCGAACGCGTGGTCAGCGCCCTGAGGGAAGTGATCGGCTAG
- a CDS encoding TetR/AcrR family transcriptional regulator → MSTSERGGQPYHHGDLRRALVTAAREILEEAGPESLSLRDVARRVGVSHNAPYRHFPTRQALLAAVAADGFAILSARLAKIPAGSGMAAGFRGYLGFAREQPGLYRLMFDGGLRKSADPALWTVGERAYDGLRQAVLSLAPGADRAAVVAAWAQLHGLALLIISGQLADDLVSDSGLDALAGRVGAILEAGLRGAGAP, encoded by the coding sequence GTGTCAACATCGGAACGGGGCGGGCAGCCCTACCATCATGGCGACCTGCGCCGGGCACTGGTGACGGCGGCGCGCGAGATCCTGGAAGAGGCCGGGCCGGAATCGCTGAGCCTGCGCGACGTCGCCCGCCGCGTCGGCGTCTCGCACAACGCGCCCTACCGGCATTTCCCGACCCGGCAGGCGCTGCTGGCCGCGGTGGCGGCGGACGGATTCGCCATTCTGTCCGCCCGGCTGGCGAAGATCCCGGCAGGGTCCGGGATGGCGGCGGGGTTCCGCGGCTATCTCGGCTTCGCGCGGGAGCAGCCGGGGCTGTACCGGCTGATGTTCGACGGCGGGCTGCGGAAATCGGCCGACCCGGCCCTGTGGACCGTGGGCGAGCGCGCCTATGACGGGCTGCGCCAGGCTGTCCTGAGCCTGGCGCCGGGGGCGGACCGGGCCGCGGTGGTGGCCGCCTGGGCTCAGTTGCACGGCTTGGCGTTGCTGATCATCTCCGGCCAGTTGGCCGACGACTTGGTGAGCGACAGCGGGCTGGACGCGCTGGCCGGCCGGGTGGGGGCGATCCTGGAGGCCGGGCTGCGCGGCGCCGGCGCACCCTGA
- a CDS encoding ABC transporter permease, whose protein sequence is MTTLQTDTRMPQGRAPGPRPAGDERLRSVSLASRLLSRPELGAMAGTVLVFVFFGLTAGGSGMFSADGISNWLVVSAQLGILAVGASLLMIAGEFDLSIGSMIGFAGMMIAIPTVFFGWPVWLSLVFAFAGALAIGALNGWLVVRTGLPSFIVSLAFLFILRGMTIALSILFTNRTIVGGVKDPAAADWLAPLFTGTVLDGLYRWAGGIGLIDTFPDGSPVVPGLPVLVVWWLALTAIGAWILLRTRFGNWIFAVGGDNTAARNMGVPVGRVKVLLFMGTAFCATVFAACQVMEFGSAAADRGLLKEFEAIIAVVIGGTLLTGGYGSVIGAAFGALIFGVVQMGIFYSGVNTDWFKVFLGVMLLLAVIVNNYIRRKVTGGRS, encoded by the coding sequence ATGACCACCCTCCAGACAGACACCAGGATGCCGCAGGGCCGGGCGCCCGGTCCGCGCCCCGCGGGCGACGAACGGCTGCGCTCGGTCTCCCTAGCCTCGCGCCTGCTCTCGCGCCCCGAGCTCGGCGCCATGGCCGGCACCGTGCTGGTCTTCGTCTTCTTCGGTCTCACCGCCGGCGGCTCTGGCATGTTCAGCGCCGACGGCATCTCGAACTGGCTGGTGGTCTCGGCCCAACTCGGCATCCTCGCGGTCGGCGCCAGCCTGCTGATGATCGCCGGCGAGTTCGACCTGTCGATCGGCTCGATGATCGGCTTCGCCGGCATGATGATCGCGATCCCGACCGTGTTCTTCGGCTGGCCGGTCTGGCTGTCGCTGGTCTTCGCCTTCGCCGGCGCCCTCGCCATCGGCGCCCTGAACGGTTGGCTGGTGGTGCGCACCGGCCTGCCCAGCTTCATCGTCAGCCTGGCTTTCCTGTTCATCCTGCGCGGCATGACCATCGCGCTGTCGATCCTGTTCACCAACCGCACCATCGTCGGCGGCGTCAAGGACCCGGCGGCGGCCGACTGGCTGGCGCCGCTGTTCACCGGCACGGTGCTGGACGGGCTCTACCGCTGGGCCGGCGGCATCGGCCTGATCGACACCTTCCCGGACGGCAGCCCGGTCGTCCCCGGCCTGCCAGTGCTGGTGGTGTGGTGGCTGGCGCTGACCGCGATCGGCGCCTGGATCCTGCTTCGCACCCGCTTCGGCAACTGGATCTTCGCCGTCGGCGGCGACAACACCGCGGCGCGCAACATGGGCGTGCCGGTCGGCCGGGTGAAGGTTCTGCTGTTCATGGGCACCGCCTTCTGCGCCACCGTCTTCGCCGCCTGCCAGGTGATGGAGTTCGGCTCCGCCGCCGCCGACCGCGGCCTGTTGAAGGAGTTCGAGGCCATCATCGCCGTGGTGATCGGCGGCACGCTGCTGACCGGCGGCTACGGCTCGGTGATTGGCGCCGCCTTCGGCGCGCTGATCTTCGGCGTGGTGCAGATGGGCATCTTCTACTCCGGCGTGAACACCGACTGGTTCAAGGTCTTCCTCGGGGTGATGCTGCTGCTGGCTGTGATCGTGAACAACTACATCCGCCGCAAGGTGACGGGAGGCCGGTCGTGA
- a CDS encoding sugar ABC transporter substrate-binding protein: MLRTLLCGAAMGAAMVLGLAAASQAAQAANERFVLISHAPDSDSWWNTIKTAIREAGQQVGATVDYQNPSTGDLADMARILQQATASKPAGIIITIADFDVLKGPITDAVKKGIPVITINSGTAEQSKELGALMHIGQPEYDAGKGAGEKAKAAGVTKFLCVNHYITNPASVERCQGFADALGVPLGNQMIDSGMDPGEVQTKVSAYLRANPDTNGILTLGPNSAEPTIAVLQANKQAGKIFFATFDLSAAIAAGIKDGTVTFAIDQQPYLQGYLPVVLLANYVRYGVIPSNNINSGPGFITKDNIALVEKLAGEYR; the protein is encoded by the coding sequence ATGCTTCGGACATTGCTGTGCGGCGCGGCCATGGGCGCCGCCATGGTGCTGGGCCTGGCGGCCGCGTCCCAGGCGGCGCAGGCGGCCAATGAGCGCTTCGTGCTGATCAGCCACGCGCCCGATTCCGACAGCTGGTGGAACACGATCAAGACCGCGATCCGCGAGGCGGGGCAGCAGGTCGGCGCCACCGTGGACTACCAGAACCCGTCGACCGGCGACCTCGCCGACATGGCCCGCATCCTGCAGCAGGCCACCGCGTCGAAGCCCGCCGGCATCATCATCACCATCGCCGATTTCGACGTGCTGAAGGGCCCGATCACCGATGCGGTGAAGAAGGGCATCCCGGTCATCACCATCAACTCCGGCACGGCGGAGCAGAGCAAAGAGCTCGGCGCGCTGATGCATATCGGCCAGCCGGAATACGACGCCGGCAAGGGCGCGGGCGAGAAGGCCAAGGCCGCCGGCGTCACCAAGTTCCTCTGCGTCAACCACTACATCACCAACCCTGCCTCGGTGGAGCGCTGCCAGGGCTTCGCCGACGCGCTCGGCGTGCCGCTGGGCAACCAGATGATCGATTCGGGCATGGATCCGGGCGAGGTGCAAACCAAGGTCTCGGCCTATCTGCGCGCCAACCCGGACACCAACGGCATCCTGACCCTCGGCCCGAACTCGGCCGAGCCGACCATCGCGGTGCTGCAGGCCAACAAGCAGGCCGGCAAGATCTTCTTCGCCACTTTCGACCTGAGCGCCGCGATCGCTGCCGGCATCAAGGACGGCACGGTGACTTTCGCCATCGACCAGCAGCCCTATCTGCAGGGGTATCTGCCGGTGGTGCTGCTGGCGAACTACGTCCGCTACGGCGTGATCCCCAGCAACAACATCAACTCCGGCCCCGGCTTCATCACCAAGGACAACATCGCCCTGGTCGAAAAGCTGGCCGGCGAATACCGGTAA
- a CDS encoding Gfo/Idh/MocA family protein codes for MTSSIGVGLIGTGFMGECHALAFRAAPAVFRTRLDARLEMVADIDAGAAQRAADRFGFARATGDWQALVADPKVDLVAVTSPNLLHKPMALAALRAGKHVYCEKPLALNAADAAKMAAAAAEAGTVTMVGYNYLRSPAVSFARQLIRDGAIGRVTYFRGVSDEDYMADPAVPMSWRCRRDQAGSGALGDIGSHILSVALALIGPIAEVSADQRTVIAERPLPAAGEGRERRDGAAAVTAEMARVENEDQTHALLRFADGTIGTVATSRVAWGRKNHLAFEVFGTAGAILFDQERMNELQLYQPGAVPSDRNGFRTVLTGPAHPHYGAFSPAAGHGLGFNDLKVIEVAQLLEAIAGGPAAYPDFAAAAALERVSEAIGRSAQERRWASVAN; via the coding sequence ATGACCAGCAGCATCGGCGTCGGGCTGATCGGCACCGGCTTCATGGGCGAGTGCCATGCCCTGGCCTTCCGGGCCGCGCCGGCGGTGTTCCGCACCCGGCTCGACGCCCGGCTCGAGATGGTGGCCGACATCGATGCCGGCGCCGCGCAGCGCGCCGCCGACCGCTTCGGCTTTGCCCGCGCCACCGGTGACTGGCAGGCGCTGGTCGCCGACCCGAAGGTCGACCTCGTCGCCGTCACCTCCCCCAACCTGCTGCACAAGCCGATGGCGCTGGCGGCGCTCAGGGCCGGCAAGCATGTCTATTGCGAGAAGCCGCTGGCGCTGAACGCCGCCGACGCGGCGAAGATGGCGGCGGCCGCGGCCGAGGCCGGCACGGTCACCATGGTCGGCTACAACTACCTGCGCAGCCCGGCCGTCTCTTTCGCCCGCCAGCTGATCCGCGACGGCGCGATCGGCCGCGTCACCTATTTCCGCGGCGTCAGCGACGAGGATTACATGGCCGACCCGGCGGTGCCGATGTCCTGGCGCTGCCGGCGCGACCAGGCGGGCAGCGGCGCCCTGGGCGACATCGGCTCGCACATCCTGAGCGTCGCGCTGGCTCTGATCGGCCCGATCGCCGAGGTCTCGGCCGACCAGCGCACGGTGATCGCCGAGCGCCCCCTGCCCGCTGCCGGCGAGGGCCGCGAGCGCCGCGACGGCGCCGCCGCGGTGACGGCGGAGATGGCCAGGGTGGAGAATGAGGACCAGACCCACGCCCTGCTGCGCTTCGCCGACGGCACCATCGGCACGGTGGCGACCAGCCGGGTGGCCTGGGGCCGCAAGAACCACCTGGCCTTCGAGGTGTTCGGCACCGCGGGCGCGATCCTGTTCGACCAGGAGCGGATGAACGAGCTGCAGCTGTACCAGCCGGGCGCGGTGCCAAGCGACCGCAACGGCTTCCGCACGGTGCTGACCGGCCCGGCCCACCCGCATTACGGCGCCTTCAGCCCCGCCGCCGGCCACGGCCTGGGCTTCAACGATCTCAAGGTGATCGAGGTGGCCCAGCTGCTGGAGGCGATCGCAGGCGGCCCGGCTGCCTATCCGGACTTCGCCGCGGCCGCCGCGCTGGAACGGGTGAGCGAAGCGATCGGACGGTCGGCCCAGGAGAGGCGGTGGGCGAGCGTCGCGAACTGA
- the pseB gene encoding UDP-N-acetylglucosamine 4,6-dehydratase (inverting), producing MYRTFDDNLVDLNGKVLFVTGGTGSFGRKFVSTILQRYRPRKLIIFSRDELKQYDMQNAVRAAYPAEVHSCMRFFIGDVRDRERLALATRGVDYIIHAAALKQVPAAEHNPSECIHTNIMGAENVVWAALQNRVKKVIALSTDKACNPVNLYGATKLASDKTFVAANNLSGDIGTRFAVVRYGNVVGSRGSVVPFFRQLLEQKAEYLPITDDRMTRFWITLQQGVNFVLSNFEIMRGGEIFVPKIPSMKITELARALAPKLPHRTVGIRPGEKLHEAMIAVDDAHATVELPDRYVIEPQFGEYTRTSFTEEGGGRPVPDRFSYCSDNNTEWLDDRGLLEILERHAN from the coding sequence ATGTACCGTACTTTTGACGACAATCTCGTCGACCTGAACGGCAAGGTCCTATTCGTCACGGGCGGCACCGGCTCCTTCGGGCGCAAATTCGTTTCCACCATCCTGCAGCGCTATCGTCCGCGGAAGCTGATCATCTTCTCGCGCGACGAGCTGAAGCAGTACGACATGCAGAACGCCGTGCGGGCCGCCTACCCGGCCGAGGTCCACAGCTGCATGCGCTTCTTCATCGGCGACGTGCGCGACCGCGAGCGGCTGGCGCTGGCCACCCGCGGCGTCGACTACATCATCCATGCGGCGGCGCTGAAGCAGGTTCCGGCGGCGGAGCACAACCCGTCGGAATGCATCCACACCAACATCATGGGCGCCGAGAACGTGGTCTGGGCGGCGCTGCAGAACCGGGTCAAGAAGGTCATCGCCCTGTCGACCGACAAGGCCTGCAATCCGGTCAACCTGTACGGCGCCACCAAGCTGGCGTCGGACAAGACCTTCGTTGCCGCCAACAACCTGTCGGGCGACATCGGCACCCGCTTCGCCGTGGTCCGCTACGGCAACGTCGTCGGCTCGCGCGGCAGCGTCGTGCCGTTCTTCCGCCAGCTTCTGGAGCAGAAGGCGGAATACCTGCCGATCACCGACGACCGCATGACCCGGTTCTGGATCACGCTGCAGCAGGGCGTGAACTTCGTGCTGTCGAACTTCGAGATCATGCGCGGCGGCGAGATCTTCGTGCCGAAGATCCCGAGCATGAAGATCACCGAGCTGGCCCGCGCCCTGGCGCCGAAGCTGCCGCACCGCACCGTCGGCATCCGGCCGGGCGAGAAGCTGCACGAGGCGATGATCGCGGTCGACGATGCCCATGCGACGGTGGAGCTGCCGGACCGCTACGTGATCGAGCCGCAGTTCGGCGAATACACCCGCACCTCCTTCACCGAGGAGGGCGGCGGCCGGCCGGTGCCCGACCGCTTCAGCTACTGCAGCGACAACAACACCGAATGGCTGGACGACCGCGGGCTGCTGGAGATCCTGGAGCGGCACGCGAACTGA
- a CDS encoding NnrU family protein: protein MLSLALAALFWVVLHLGVAGPLRPALAVRLGEMGYRGLFSALSAVGLVWLILAYRGAPYDPLWDPAPFWVPAVLVLLGFVLLAYSLGPSNPTQVGAERLGSELPVAGITRITRHPMLWAFTLWALAHLTVNGHWAGVLLFGAILVTAVNGMVSIDRKRAARLGPAWGDFARRTSRLPFAAILSGRGRLALGELALWRLDLGVLLFVAALWLHGFL from the coding sequence ATGCTTTCCCTCGCCCTCGCCGCGCTGTTCTGGGTGGTGCTGCATCTCGGCGTCGCCGGTCCCCTCCGCCCCGCCCTGGCTGTGCGGCTGGGGGAGATGGGCTATCGCGGCCTGTTCTCGGCGCTCAGCGCCGTCGGCCTGGTCTGGCTGATCCTCGCCTATCGCGGCGCGCCTTACGATCCGCTGTGGGACCCGGCGCCCTTCTGGGTGCCGGCGGTGCTGGTCCTGCTCGGCTTCGTGCTACTGGCTTACAGCCTCGGTCCATCCAACCCGACCCAGGTGGGGGCGGAGCGGCTGGGCAGCGAGCTTCCGGTCGCCGGCATCACCCGCATCACCCGCCACCCGATGCTGTGGGCGTTCACGCTCTGGGCGCTGGCGCATCTGACGGTGAACGGCCATTGGGCCGGGGTGCTGCTGTTCGGCGCCATCCTGGTCACCGCCGTGAACGGCATGGTCTCGATCGACCGCAAGCGGGCGGCGCGGCTGGGGCCTGCCTGGGGCGACTTCGCCCGCCGCACCTCGCGCCTGCCCTTCGCTGCCATTCTGTCCGGCCGCGGCCGGCTCGCGCTTGGCGAGCTGGCGCTGTGGCGGCTCGACCTCGGGGTCCTGCTGTTCGTCGCCGCGCTGTGGCTGCACGGGTTCCTTTAG
- a CDS encoding HPF/RaiA family ribosome-associated protein, with translation MQKPLQLSFKNIEGSDAMKAMVRDRVDRLDRLYPNLSGCRVVIEAPHRPARGGARPPLGIAVEAEIPGKPKIVVKDMEERRNSRDQAAVVNRSFDVVERKLDEASNIAQGEVKTHEAAGETGTITRLFPEQSYGFVEAKAAGSLYFTRNAVVDGRFDELAVGMMVHLTRATGEGPMGPQASSIRLLGADRSSE, from the coding sequence ATGCAGAAGCCGTTGCAGCTTTCCTTCAAGAACATCGAAGGATCGGACGCCATGAAGGCGATGGTGCGCGACCGCGTCGACCGGCTCGACCGGCTCTATCCCAACCTGAGCGGCTGCCGCGTGGTGATCGAAGCCCCCCATCGTCCGGCCCGCGGGGGCGCAAGGCCGCCGCTCGGCATCGCGGTCGAGGCCGAGATCCCGGGCAAGCCCAAGATCGTGGTCAAGGATATGGAGGAGCGGCGCAATTCGCGGGACCAGGCTGCCGTGGTCAACCGCAGCTTTGACGTTGTGGAGCGGAAGCTGGACGAAGCCTCCAACATCGCCCAGGGCGAGGTGAAGACGCATGAGGCGGCGGGCGAGACCGGGACGATCACCCGCCTGTTCCCCGAGCAGAGCTATGGCTTCGTCGAGGCCAAGGCGGCCGGCAGCCTCTATTTCACCCGCAACGCCGTGGTCGACGGCCGCTTCGACGAGCTGGCGGTCGGCATGATGGTGCACCTGACCCGGGCCACCGGCGAAGGCCCGATGGGCCCGCAGGCCAGCTCCATCCGCCTGCTCGGAGCCGACCGCAGCAGCGAATGA
- a CDS encoding ATP-binding cassette domain-containing protein gives MNAQSTPPAGAAPLVELRGVCKYFGSVVALKDITISVRPGEVLALLGDNGAGKSTLIKTLAGVHQPSEGQMLVEGREVRFTSPRHALDHGIATVYQDLAMVPLMSITRNFFMGREPTVGWGPTRRIDMDKANAIARAAMREIGIDVRDPGQAVGTLSGGERQCVAIARAVHFGAKVLILDEPTSALGVKQASVVLRYIVQARARGLGVIFITHNVHHAYPVADTFTLLNRGRCLGTFPKSEISREQVLEMMAGGQELASLTAELAEFERSDAAA, from the coding sequence GTGAACGCCCAATCCACTCCGCCCGCCGGGGCCGCGCCCCTCGTCGAGCTGCGCGGCGTCTGCAAGTATTTCGGCTCGGTGGTGGCGCTGAAGGACATCACCATCTCGGTCCGCCCCGGCGAGGTGCTGGCCCTCTTGGGCGACAATGGCGCCGGCAAATCGACCCTGATCAAGACCCTGGCCGGCGTGCACCAGCCCAGCGAAGGCCAGATGCTGGTGGAAGGCCGCGAGGTGCGTTTCACCTCGCCGCGCCACGCGCTCGACCACGGCATCGCCACGGTCTACCAGGACCTGGCGATGGTGCCGCTGATGAGTATCACCCGGAACTTCTTCATGGGCCGCGAGCCGACGGTCGGCTGGGGCCCGACCCGGCGCATCGACATGGACAAGGCCAACGCCATCGCCCGCGCGGCGATGCGCGAGATCGGCATCGACGTGCGCGACCCCGGCCAGGCGGTCGGCACCCTGTCGGGCGGCGAGCGGCAATGCGTCGCCATCGCCCGGGCCGTGCATTTCGGCGCCAAGGTGCTGATCCTGGACGAGCCGACCTCGGCCCTCGGCGTCAAGCAGGCCTCGGTGGTGCTGCGCTACATCGTGCAGGCGCGGGCGCGGGGCCTGGGGGTGATCTTCATCACCCACAACGTCCACCACGCCTATCCGGTGGCCGACACCTTCACCCTGCTGAACCGCGGCCGCTGCCTCGGCACCTTCCCGAAGAGCGAGATCAGCCGCGAGCAGGTGCTGGAGATGATGGCCGGCGGCCAGGAACTGGCCAGCCTGACCGCCGAACTGGCCGAGTTCGAACGCAGCGACGCGGCGGCGTAG
- a CDS encoding DUF1772 domain-containing protein gives MGERLMSVLVLLSALGSGLVGGIFFAFSTFVMGALARLPAPQGISAMQSINIVVLNPVFLGAFMGTAALCIIVAIGALLGWAGPHPTLVLAGAALYVIGNIAVTMAGNVPLNNALAAVEPASTEGAAVWARYLSTWTAWNHVRTATGAAAAACFIIAWRWPAAAPA, from the coding sequence ATGGGCGAGCGTCTGATGTCGGTCCTGGTGCTGCTGTCGGCGCTGGGCTCCGGCCTGGTCGGCGGCATCTTCTTCGCCTTCTCGACCTTCGTGATGGGCGCCCTCGCCCGACTGCCGGCGCCGCAGGGGATCTCCGCCATGCAGTCGATCAACATCGTGGTGCTGAATCCGGTCTTCCTCGGTGCCTTCATGGGCACCGCGGCGCTGTGCATCATCGTGGCGATCGGAGCCCTGCTCGGCTGGGCCGGGCCCCACCCGACCCTGGTGCTGGCCGGGGCCGCGCTCTATGTCATCGGCAACATCGCGGTGACGATGGCGGGCAACGTGCCGCTGAACAATGCCCTGGCGGCGGTCGAACCGGCCAGCACCGAAGGCGCCGCCGTCTGGGCCCGCTATCTCTCGACCTGGACCGCCTGGAACCATGTGCGCACGGCGACTGGCGCGGCAGCCGCGGCCTGCTTCATCATCGCCTGGCGCTGGCCCGCCGCGGCCCCGGCCTGA